In Ktedonobacterales bacterium, the following proteins share a genomic window:
- a CDS encoding YbaB/EbfC family nucleoid-associated protein, with translation MAFNMKALQQMQQKVMKMQEELANSSFEGTAGGGAVSLTLKGTYEVLAVKISPEAVDPEDVASLEDLIIAAAHDAFEKVRAQQEKMFGGMMGGMKMPGMF, from the coding sequence ATGGCATTTAATATGAAAGCCCTCCAGCAGATGCAGCAGAAAGTGATGAAGATGCAGGAGGAGCTGGCGAATTCCTCCTTCGAGGGTACGGCGGGCGGCGGCGCTGTCTCGCTGACGCTCAAGGGGACGTATGAGGTGCTGGCCGTCAAGATTTCGCCTGAGGCGGTGGACCCTGAAGATGTGGCCTCGCTTGAGGACTTGATCATTGCCGCTGCTCATGATGCTTTCGAGAAGGTGCGGGCGCAGCAAGAGAAGATGTTTGGCGGTATGATGGGCGGCATGAAGATGCCAGGGATGTTCTAG